The Centroberyx gerrardi isolate f3 chromosome 19, fCenGer3.hap1.cur.20231027, whole genome shotgun sequence genome has a segment encoding these proteins:
- the rbm48 gene encoding RNA-binding protein 48, protein MAAPVNNSGCWSTPEIYKHHEQQKVCISRPKYREGRRAKAVKVYTINLESCYVMVQGVPAIGVMTELIQLCALYGVVEEYRPLDEYPAEQFTEVYLVKFQKLPSARAAKRYMDEKSFYGGVLHVCYVPEYETVEDTRLKLQDRRRYVIRTVQNKVREKEQKKELYKEPTPSDPAATSERITSTYDQTSDNSHTGESSSTSHYLGFPLLPLPPQEEYSYRRTNPHRTIPTEDKMGTLHNAIADTKQQPAQSSSSSRTSSNRDGGVESRMASNQASAVRFVPRTTHLEDRKRKRQEATDYLLFDVAGGKNEPLIGPKLPAPPKLDMEDESLNTTLGLIRNTMKQVASVPDIKPVEKKVKPRRRI, encoded by the exons ATGGCGGCGCCTGTCAACAACTCAGGTTGCTGGAGCACTCCAGAGATTTACAAACACCATGAACAGCAGAAAGTGTGCATTTCTCGACCAAAATatagggagggaaggagagctaAAGCAGTTAAG GTGTACACCATCAATTTAGAGTCTTGTTACGTGATGGTGCAAGGGGTCCCAGCCATCGGAGTGATGACAGAGCTGATTCAGCTCTGTGCCCTGTACGGTGTGGTGGAGGAGTACAGGCCTCTGGACGAGTATCCTGCTGAACAGTTCACCGAGGTCTACCTCGTCAAGTTCCAGAAGCTCCCCAGTGCCAG GGCAGCCAAACGATACATGGATGAGAAGAGTTTCTATGGCGGTGTGCTACATGTGTGCTATGTTCCTGAATATGAGACTGTGGAAGACACCAGGCTGAAGCTGCAAGACCGGAGGAGATACGTGATCAGGACTGTTCAGAATAAAG TAAGGGAAAAGGAGCAGAAGAAGGAACTGTACAAGGAGCCCACACCATCTGACCCAGCCGCCACATCAGAGAGGATCACCTCAACATATGATCAAACCTCTgacaacagtcatacaggggaGAGTTCAAGTACCAGCCATTATTTAGGCTTTCCTTTATTGCCATTGCCTCCTCAAGAAGAATATTCCTACAGACGTACAAATCCACACAGGACTATACCTACAGAGGACAAAATGGGGACATTACATAACGCCATCGCTGACACAAAACAGCAGCCGGCTCAGAGTTCAAGCTCCAGCCGAACCTCTTCTAACAGAGACGGAGGCGTAGAAAGCAGAATGGCCTCAAATCAGGCTTCTGCGGTCAGATTTGTACCGAGGACCACACACTTGGAGGACCGGAAACGCAAAAGGCAAGAGGCCACGGACTACCTATTGTTTGACGTTGCGGGGGGAAAAAACGAGCCACTCATCGGTCCAAAGCTGCCAGCACCACCTAAACTGGACATGGAGGATGAATCACTGAACACGACTCTCGGCCTGATCAGGAACACGATGAAACAG GTGGCATCGGTTCCTGACATCAAACCAGTGGAGAAAAAGGTGAAACCACGTCGCCGGATTTGA
- the clxn gene encoding calaxin, which produces MVTECQHRPGRRVQIYCYPFCFANAPFIRTEMSAMNRKLIQTLAETISKQVKHFNKTEAECLIRLFNGLLGEQTVAGRAVHGLDRGKFRNILHNTFGMTDDMIMDRVFRAFDKDNDSFISVKEWIEGLSIFLRGTLDEKIKYCFHVYDLNSDGNISREEMFHMLKNSLIRQPTEEDPDEGVKDLVEITLKMMDHDHDGRLSYADFEKAVREENLLLEAFGTCLPDAKSILIFEQHAFQDPLDQ; this is translated from the exons atggtgacgGAATGTCAACATCGTCCAGGTCGGCGAGTTCAGATCTACTGCTATCCATTCTGCTTTGCCAATGCCCCGTTTATAAGGACAGAAATGTCTGCTATGAATAGAAAGTTGATACAAACCCTCGCTGAAACGATCTCTAAACAAGTGAAGCACT TCAATAAAACAGAGGCTGAGTGTCTGATCCGACTGTTCAACGGGCTGCTGGGGGAGCAGACTGTGGCTGGGAGAGCCGTGCACGGCCTGGACAGAGGGAAGTTCAGGAACATCCTGCACAACACCTTCGGCATGACTGACGACATGATCATGGACAGAG TGTTCAGGGCAtttgataaagacaatgacagCTTTATCAGCGTGAAAGAGTGGATTGAGGGACTGTCGATTTTTCTTCGTGGGACCTtggatgaaaaaataaaat ACTGCTTTCATGTATACGACTTGAACAGTGACGGCAACATCTCCAGAGAGGAGATGTTCCACATGCTGAAGAACAGTCTGATCCGGCAGCCCACGGAGGAGGACCCCGACGAAGGGGTCAAAGACCTGGTGGAGATCACACTCAAGATGATG GACCACGATCACGACGGCAGGCTCTCTTATGCGGACTTTGAGAaggcagtgagagaggagaaccTCTTGCTTGAAGCTTTTGGAACCTGCCTCCCTGATGCCAAG AGCATACTGATATTTGAGCAGCATGCATTTCAGGATCCACTTGACCAGTGA
- the LOC139927894 gene encoding uncharacterized protein LOC139927894, giving the protein MSHIQLLRLFISERLTAAAEEIFEAVERTIAEYEEEATRSQQDSNHQQGLLQVDLKQEVKLHREASSQLFACAEELPLEQEHYQQEWSPKSGYDNPGVGQEDPEPPAIKEEQQEPWSSPGEGEQLLGMEEADPTNFTFTPTCVKSCIYPDLTPFQTHGVENEDRKPLPSTSADQRAADGNSDSSGECQPILPDCSITRSDTEPELGLKTLTDFSISKDLKFHRRTHTGNIPFTKACELELLHIRAPPERKRRDKPYCCRVCGKEFSHSAHLATHTRIHTGGKLFSCQVCGKEFRHGNSVIVHMRIHTQEKPYRCRLCGKEFRHVGNLNVHMRIHTGEKPYSCIVCGKKFSRNNLMTNHMAVHTGEKSLGVKSVGGRGSVHMPP; this is encoded by the exons ATGTCTCACATACAGCTGCTGAGGCTGTTCATCAGCGAGCGGCTGACCGCGGCAGCAGAGGAGATATTTGAGGCGGTGGAGAGGACGATAGCGGAGTACGAGGAGGAAGCGACTCGCTCCCAACAGGACAGTAACCATCAACAGGGGCTTCTTCAGGTCGACCTAAAACAAGAAGTAAAACTACACAGAGAAg CCTCCTCCCAGCTCTTTGCCTGTGCAGAGGAGCTTCCCTTGGAGCAGGAACACTATCAGCAGGAGTGGAGCCCCAAGAGCGGCTACGACAACCCCGGTGTGGGCCAGGAGGACCCGGAGCCCCCGGCCATcaaagaggagcagcaggaaCCATGGAGCAGTccaggagagggagaacagctgctggggatggaggaggctgaTCCCACCAACTTCACATTCACTCCCACCTGCGTGAAAAGTTGCATTTATCCAGACTTGACTCCGTTTCAAACCCACGGTGTGGAAAATGAAGATAGGAAGCCTTTACCCAGCACCTCAGCCGACCAGAGAGCGGCTGATGGAAACTCGGACTCGAGCGGCGAATGTCAGCCCATCTTGCCAGATTGTTCTATAACTCGGAGTGACACGGAGCCTGAGTTGGGtttaaaaacactgacagacttCAGTATCAGCAAAGACTTGAAATTCCACAGGAGGACGCACACAGGGAATATCCCGTTCACCAAAGCTTGTGAGTTGGAGCTGTTGCACATCAGAGCTccaccagagagaaagagaagggacaAGCCGTACTGTTGTCGCGTCTGTGGCAAAGAATTCAGCCACAGCGCGCATCTAGCCACGCACACCCGAATCCACACCGGGGGGAAGCTGTTCAGCTGCCAAGTGTGCGGGAAAGAATTTCGTCATGGCAACAGCGTGATCGTGCACATGAGGATCCACACGCAGGAGAAGCCGTACCGCTGCAGGCTGTGCGGCAAAGAGTTCCGCCATGTGGGAAACCTGAACGTCCACATGAGGATTCACACGGGAGAGAAGCCGTACAGCTGCATAGTCTGTGGGAAGAAATTCAGTAGAAATAATCTGATGACAAACCACATGGCAGTACACACAGGGGAAAAGAGTTTAGGTGTGAAGAGCGTGGGGGGGAGAGGTTCAGTCCACATGCCTCCATGA
- the sytl1 gene encoding synaptotagmin-like protein 1, which yields MEGEGDDLLDLSHLTEEEQSTILQVLQRDLELRRCDEGRVRTLQQTETDPTRLRSLTGSWFSEERSKRHRDRKLSCDLVHATIRRRRTKGKDPPLTGLFNGQTEETSPTSAQNSPSADVERRLEESKEEERGGSQERVKPKPTPRTKSPLTQQVQDTNSGSSSTECVSRSNGHPEETEEDSDCHNGDTDSLSSSVTDPDPTSLKTSSSISSLHSSYTLSGSMMSLFSSGEFGVVEVRGRIQFSLVYDTPKEELQVRVYRCEDLATARKNRTDPYVKTYLLPDKSSHSKKKTSVKKKTLNPVYDQTLRYKVRVGELRGRTLNLSVWHAESLGRNVFLGEVEVGLGLWDWTSSQPLWYDLQPRVHLSPDSISSRGTILLSIKFIPEGSEGAGLPLTGELHIWLREAQGLLSNKGGSVDSYVKSYILPDASRQSGQKTRVVKRSISPTYNHTMVYDGFHTSDLREACAELTVCQREGLKTHILGGVRLSPGTGQSYGEAVIWMDSTEEEIAVWTSMIQNPNRWIDTTLPIRTNLTHRSE from the exons atggagggagaaggcgATGACTTGCTTGATCTGAGCCacctgacagaggaggagcagtcGACCATCCTGCAAGTGTTGCAACGTGACTTGGAGTTGCGTCGCTGTGATGAGGGCCGTGTAAG GACACTGCAGCAGACGGAGACAGACCCGACACGTCTGCGCTCTCTGACGGGGTCGTGGTTCAGCGAGGAGCGCAGTAAACGCCATCGCGACCGGAAGCTGAGCTGTGACCTCGTCCATGCCACCATACGCCGCAGGAGAACAAAGGGCAAAG ATCCGCCCCTGACTGGACTGTTcaatggacagacagaggaaaccTCTCCCACTAGCGCCCAGAACAGCCCCTCCGCTGATGTGGAGAGAAGACTGGAGGagagcaaggaggaggagagaggagg GAGTCAGGAACGTGTCAAACCTAAACCCACACCCAGAACAAAAAGTCCACTAacacag CAAGTTCAGGACACAAACAGCGGCTCCTCATCCACAG agTGTGTAAGCAGGAGTAATGGCCACCCGGAGGAAACAGAG gAAGACTCTGACTGTCACAATGGGGACACTGACTCTCTGTCCAGCAGTGTGACAGATCCGGATCCAACCTCTCTGAAAACCAGCAGCTCCATCAGCAGTCTTCACTCCAGCTACACG ctcagTGGCAGCATGATGAGTCTGTTCAGCTCGGGGGAGTTTGGAGTGGTGGAAGTGAGGGGCCGCATCCAGTTCTCATTGGTCTACGACACCCCGAAGGAGGAGCTACAAGTCAGAGTGTATCGCTGTGAGGACCTGGCTACGGCGCGCAAGAACCGCACCGACCC atATGTAAAAACCTATCTGTTGCCGGACAAGTCGAGTCACAGTAAGAAGAAAACTTCGGTGAAGAAGAAGACGCTGAACCCAGTCTACGATCAGACGCTCCGA TACAAGGTGCGTGTCGGGGAGCTGCGGGGTCGGACCTTGAACCTGTCTGTGTGGCACGCCGAGTCCCTGGGGAGGAACGTGTTCctgggggaggtggaggtgggtcTGGGCCTCTGGGACTGGACCTCCTCACAGCCGCTGTGGTATGACCTGCAGCCACGG GTTCATTTGAGTCCGGACTCCATTAGCAGTCGTGGGACCATCTTGCTCTCTATTAAGTTCATCCCAGAGGGATCTGAGG GTGCTGGTTTGCCTCTGACAGGAGAGCTTCATATTTGGCTGCGGGAGGCGCAAGGTCTCCTGTCCAACAAAGGCGGTTCTGTAGACTCTTATGTCAAAAG CTATATACTCCCAGATGCCAGCCGGCAGAGCGGTCAGAAGACGCGGGTGGTGAAGCGCTCCATCAGCCCGACCTACAACCACACCATGGTGTACGATGGCTTCCACACCAGCGACCTGAGAGAGGCCTGCGCTGAGCTGACCGTCTGCCAGCGCGAAGGGTTAAAGACGCACATCCTGGGAGGGGTCCGCCTCAGCCCCGGAACTG gTCAGAGCTACGGTGAAGCCGTCATCTGGATGGACTCCACAGAAGAGGAGATTGCTGTCTGGACCTCCATGATCCAAAACCCAAACCGCTGGATAGACACAACATTACCAATCAGAACTAACCTCACACACCGGTCCGAGTGA
- the cd164l2 gene encoding CD164 sialomucin-like 2 protein, with the protein MRGLVPKALCSTLLLLAMVTAAYSQSDCSQAQSCDMCVGDSILNLTGCVWRLCPNGNDTGICMIDEGDSTDSSMNCSWTRVSEICTVVETVADGGGGGDSDDGSSPKSGPDFSQAKFDMSSFIGGIILVLCVQAGGFFAMRFLKSKEQSNYDPMILLIPHPNFSSLLAPSVRLKLLSPFAESSHSEDKLPAECSSVRGGRAEGVFTEFAQHTARVSLHAPHSGQLSTKLLTDGTFGRCEGGFM; encoded by the exons ATGCGAGGGTTGGTACCGAAAGCCCTctgctccacactgctgctTCTAGCAATGGTGACCGCTGCATACTCACAGTCAG ATTGTTCTCAAGCTCAGTCATGTGACATGTGTGTTGGCGACTCCATCCTCAACCTGACTGGCTGTGTCTGGAGGCTATGCCCCAATG GTAATGATACAGGCATATGTATGATTGATGAGGGCGATTCGACAGACAGTTCAATGAACTGTAGTTGGACCAGAGTTTCTGAAATCTGCACAG TTGTAGAGACTGTAGCTGATGGAGGAGGCGGAGGTGACTCAG ATGATGGCAGTAGCCCCAAGTCGGGACCAGACTTCTCCCAGGCCAAGTTTGACATGTCCAGTTTCATCGGAGGCATCATCctggtgctgtgtgtgcaggctgggGGTTTCTTCGCCATGCGCTTCCTCAAATCTAAAGAGCAGAGCAACTACGACCCTAT GATTCTGCTCATACCCCACCCCAATTTCTCTTCCTTGCTCGCCCCATCTGTCCGTCTCaaacttctctctcccttcgcAGAGAGCAGCCACAGTGAAGACAAG CTCCCAGCTGAGTGCAGCTCTGTGCGGGGCGGGCGGGCGGAGGGCGTGTTCACTGAGTTTGCTCAGCACACCGCCCGCGTCAGCCTCCACGCACCGCACTCGGGACAACTTTCCACCAAACTTCTCACAGATGGAACTTTCGGACGCTGTGAA GGAGGCTTCATGTAA
- the gpr3 gene encoding G protein-coupled receptor 3: MILNASDLGWEESSGAGPSLSPDQPDNLPPYQVPPLSVWGVALCVSGTLIAAENAIVVTTILATPSLRAPVFLLLASLGLADLLAGVALILHFLFLFCVEPSDWSELLTSGLLVTSLTASLCSLMGVALDRYLSLSHALTYGSSQSRRRAAILLLLVWVGACAIGAGPAMGWHCLREPSSCSVARPLTRTYLSLLCSGFLVVVMVTLQLYAGICRVARRHAHAIATQRHFLTANQSYASKHSSGRGFSRLILVLSVFVGCWMPFSLWGLLGDASSPPLYTYATLVPAAGSSLLNPLLYSLRHKDIRKVLLQACCPHRYTHNTHIHHPVDV; this comes from the coding sequence ATGATCCTGAATGCCTCTGATCTGGGCTGGGAGGAGTCTTCAGGCGCCGGCCCGTCCCTCTCTCCGGACCAACCTGATAACTTGCCTCCATACCAAGTGCCCCCGCTCAGTGTGTGGGGCGTGGCCCTGTGCGTTTCAGGAACCCTCATCGCCGCTGAGAATGCAATAGTCGTCACCACCATCTTGGCCACGCCCTCTCTGCGCGCCCCGGTTTTCCTGCTGCTCGCCAGCCTCGGACTAGCGGATCTCCTGGCAGGCGTGGCTTTAATCCtgcacttcctcttcctgttctgcGTGGAGCCCAGCGATTGGTCCGAATTACTGACCTCAGGACTGCTGGTGACATCGCTGACCGCCTCCCTCTGTAGCCTGATGGGTGTCGCCCTGGACCGGTACCTGTCTTTAAGCCACGCCCTCACCTACGGCTCCAGCCAATCCCGTCGCCGAGCtgccatcctgctgctgcttgtCTGGGTGGGGGCGTGTGCTATAGGGGCGGGGCCCGCAATGGGATGGCACTGTCTGAGAGAGCCAAGTTCCTGTTCTGTAGCACGACCTCTGACCCGGACATACCTATCGCTGCTGTGCAGTGGCTTCCTGGTGGTCGTCATGGTAACCTTACAACTGTACGCCGGGATCTGCCGCGTCGCTAGGCGGCACGCCCACGCCATCGCCACCCAGAGGCACTTCCTCACTGCCAACCAATCATATGCAAGCAAACACAGCAGTGGGAGGGGCTTCTCTCGGCTGATCCTGGtgctcagtgtgtttgtgggctGCTGGATGCCCTTCTCCCTCTGGGGGTTGCTAGGCGACGCGTCCAGCCCTCCGCTCTACACCTATGCCACCTTGGTGCCAGCGGCAGGCAGCTCCTTGCTGAACCCCCTGCTCTACAGTCTGAGACACAAAGACATTCGCAAGGTGCTGCTCCAGGCGTGCTGCccgcacagatacacacacaacacacacatacaccacccTGTAGATGTGTAG